Proteins encoded by one window of Clostridium bornimense:
- a CDS encoding deoxyribonuclease IV: protein MLKIGCHLSTTKGFTNMGKEALEIGANTFQFFTRNPRGGKAKAIEEKDIQGLIKIINENNFAKILAHAPYTLNGCSADENTRRFAIEMMADDLKRMEYLPNNLYNFHPGSHVKQGVDVGISYIVDMLNEVLMPNQTTKVLLETMAGKGTEVGRNFEEIAEIINRVELKNHMGVCLDTCHIYDAGYDIVNDLDKVLEEFDKIIGLDRLYAIHLNDSKNPFKSHKDRHEKIGAGFIGIDAVKNIINHPKLKHLPFFLETPNELDGYAKEIDLLKSIYEE from the coding sequence ATGCTAAAAATAGGATGTCATTTATCAACTACTAAGGGATTTACGAACATGGGAAAAGAGGCTCTAGAAATAGGGGCCAATACTTTTCAATTTTTTACACGCAATCCTAGAGGTGGTAAGGCGAAAGCGATAGAAGAGAAAGATATACAAGGTCTTATTAAGATAATAAATGAAAATAATTTTGCAAAAATATTAGCTCATGCACCATATACATTAAATGGATGTTCAGCTGATGAAAACACTAGAAGATTTGCTATTGAAATGATGGCGGATGATTTAAAAAGAATGGAGTATTTACCAAATAATCTATATAATTTTCATCCAGGATCTCATGTTAAGCAAGGGGTAGATGTAGGAATTAGTTATATAGTAGATATGCTTAATGAAGTTTTAATGCCAAATCAAACTACAAAAGTATTATTAGAAACTATGGCTGGAAAAGGAACTGAAGTAGGAAGAAATTTTGAAGAAATAGCCGAAATAATCAATAGAGTAGAATTGAAAAATCATATGGGAGTATGTTTAGATACATGTCATATATATGATGCTGGATATGATATTGTTAATGATTTAGATAAGGTTTTGGAAGAATTTGATAAAATAATTGGATTAGATAGATTATATGCAATTCATTTAAATGATAGTAAGAATCCTTTTAAAAGTCATAAAGATAGACATGAAAAAATTGGAGCTGGATTTATAGGAATTGATGCAGTAAAGAATATAATAAATCATCCTAAATTAAAGCATCTTCCATTTTTTTTAGAAACACCTAATGAGTTAGATGGTTATGCAAAAGAGATAGATTTATTAAAAAGCATTTATGAAGAGTAA
- a CDS encoding GNAT family N-acetyltransferase: protein MRNIRILYVCTEDEIKKVEDIATNVWNEHYISIIEKEQIEYMVSKFQSRDAIKRQIKNDGYKYCILNFKGSNVGYIAFKKEGNQIYLSKLYVEKEYRNNGIAEIAIKHLLHICDRDGLEKIWLNVNKKNCKSIEIYEKMGFVKTAEKVTNIGSGYIMDDYIMEKAV from the coding sequence ATGAGGAATATTAGAATTTTATATGTATGTACAGAAGATGAAATAAAGAAGGTGGAAGATATAGCAACAAATGTTTGGAATGAACATTATATATCTATAATTGAAAAAGAACAAATTGAATATATGGTTAGTAAATTTCAATCTCGTGATGCTATAAAAAGACAAATAAAAAATGATGGTTATAAATATTGTATATTAAATTTTAAAGGATCCAATGTTGGATATATAGCTTTTAAAAAAGAAGGAAATCAAATATATCTTAGTAAATTATATGTTGAGAAAGAGTATCGTAACAATGGTATAGCTGAGATTGCTATAAAGCATTTATTGCATATATGTGATAGAGATGGACTAGAAAAAATATGGTTGAATGTGAATAAGAAAAATTGTAAATCTATAGAAATTTATGAGAAGATGGGATTTGTTAAGACAGCAGAGAAAGTAACAAATATAGGTTCTGGGTATATAATGGATGATTATATAATGGAGAAAGCTGTATAG
- a CDS encoding GNAT family N-acetyltransferase: MNDIQFRSVKLEDLHRLKNIYTYYIENSTATFHINKISDDEMKKILFSEDNLYESFVIMDGNKIIGYVLLAPYSKREAFRISAEVTIYLDNNVTSKGIGYIALEFIEEVARKKGIRTLLSLICGENYKSVKLFEKAGFYKCAHMKNVGKKFDRILDLLIYEKELL; encoded by the coding sequence ATGAATGATATTCAATTTAGAAGTGTAAAATTAGAAGATTTACATAGATTAAAAAATATATATACATATTATATAGAAAATTCTACTGCTACTTTTCATATTAATAAAATTTCTGATGATGAAATGAAGAAGATATTGTTCAGTGAAGATAATCTATATGAGAGTTTTGTAATAATGGATGGGAATAAGATCATAGGATATGTACTGCTAGCTCCATATAGTAAAAGGGAGGCATTTAGAATAAGTGCAGAGGTAACTATTTATTTAGATAATAATGTAACTAGTAAAGGCATAGGATATATAGCATTAGAATTTATTGAAGAAGTTGCTAGGAAGAAAGGAATAAGAACACTTTTATCTCTTATATGTGGTGAAAATTATAAAAGTGTAAAATTGTTTGAAAAAGCGGGATTTTACAAGTGTGCTCATATGAAGAATGTTGGTAAAAAGTTTGATAGAATATTAGATTTACTTATTTATGAAAAAGAATTACTATAA
- a CDS encoding glutaredoxin family protein → MIKIYSTSWCPACIKAKKFFDMKGWEYTEINVADAHEDREEVMKVSGQRTVPVIDIDGEIIVGFDKTAIETAMNK, encoded by the coding sequence ATGATAAAAATTTATTCTACATCTTGGTGTCCAGCATGTATAAAGGCAAAAAAATTCTTTGATATGAAAGGATGGGAATATACAGAAATAAACGTGGCAGATGCTCATGAGGATAGAGAAGAGGTAATGAAGGTATCAGGGCAAAGGACTGTACCAGTTATTGATATAGATGGAGAAATAATTGTAGGATTTGATAAAACAGCTATAGAAACTGCAATGAATAAATAG
- a CDS encoding SpaA isopeptide-forming pilin-related protein, with protein MKKVIAGFVSIVFMMTMILNIIPAEVVLAESLDSILVMKVDGKEVDINSKVELKEGQTVEFHLDYATKDQKPNDGDEFIFKLPEVFKDIIPSYPEHHFKDMNISESNGSKIVTLICGNQIDTAIRGELGMSATVGSIEKEEEKKISIDIAGEKIDININLVPQDTTGTLISKKITNQPGTKPNYTILSNEEGIVVGEEVDYSVLINEKATSLKDAAFEDAIPTGMTLIEDSVKLEKLSEDGTGKEVKCDPKVKNNILSIDLGDISNTYVITYKTKVEEGRAKYVNSAKVTSSNKKDAEDSVTATPEIVDKPGDSNVVKTVNTMDNPYYTPNALTITPDENGSVKGQKYHHTIKINDKEGKYGQYEEKSDVVLKDEIPEGTEIIKDSVKVYKYVKGNKVDVTKEFYSQSKNITSKGNLEIEFEDIAHKYTVEYDIKITEDKEKYENIANLTWDGGNDSDKTTLTPNYSVPGNNDLLKQANGQSNTAVVKPNETTGEVVGQTVDYSILVNDKLEKKEDAKLTDSIPDGMELDLNSIVIKKETSRYNWVNMDEEFLSKVKASSSKNKLVIDFGTIKERYKVEYKTKIVEKEDSYKNTAILTYGKDKEESSVVVKPGGNPKPIDKSLDKVVLQWGEQQGPIKEYLNNDAIGIGTKVEYRIWVNSRLENKKNTTLTDTIPEGMMLLEDTVKIYKDLGDDVYKDVTEEFKTVTGDNLLKVTFGTISDRYKVEYTAQIINLKEQYTNDAELKFNSSEVEKDSVTVIPSKNADSEDNPIEKYVLQDGWKEAKEITIKRDNWLINTIGKEIAYKIKLNQKSLYKEDATLTDVIPDGMKLAEGSVKIYKQGKYSNVDVTDKFQVSYENNKLIINFGEISDKYIVEYKTRITDLKGRFENTATFTYKANTKGDSSSAVVTEESDINFDDNISKFIKADDGLLVNNLSLKPNGINEVINKNINYLVMVNNGLNLTGKAVFEDTIPEGMELNKYYIPVTKQLENGEWVGLTEGKDYTITVSEDGNQDKLKIVIKDVTNARYKIEYNTNIKKYIKDGYKNLAVVTTNKEYESSTKLDVDIANIVGITKELVSISDVKNSPLPIGTLANYKVILNPEENELSNVKFKDAVPEGMEIVPSSIKIKNLTKGIDVTDDLKGNIVASGRNFSINIAKVASKYEITYSCKIVEQLDSYANSATMDAEEYSREASHTLDQYVDSFGLNAIKEADKSIVTNNSDDQNVTYTIKTWANGAIKKGTLNIKDKLDPRLEYLGFEDEAGLFDVNYDKNTNTVSVVNKQDIHGFTTEEEGRMVYSRIKIKVSFKNVKGGETISNIAVVNDRTTNEVEVEKEEEKIEYGFTAEKVDSVDNTKKLAGAEFKLYKVNNGKAEFIKDLISGNDGVISSKLDSAGTYILEEVKAPTGYVTPQYKEQFVVSDTNNQVNLGKILNKKKEYSFTATKVDGETNKPLAGAEFKLYKITNNKSELIDTITTTDTGVITSKVDGVGTYVLEEVKAPTGYVTPTYKEKFEITEDNNIVDLGNIENIKEVVVKKEYSFTATKVDSNDKTKVLPGAEFKLYKVVDKKEVFIKDLISGNDGTITSTLDEAGTYVLEEVKAPEGYEEPNFKKTFEVTDDKNVVNLGKIENKEKEKEKIEYSFTATKVDSIDKNTVLAGAEFKLYKVTDGKAKLIDTITSDKKGIVSSTLNEAGTYILEETKAPSGYLTPEYKEKFEVTDEVNKVDLGAILNEKEKIVIEEEDKLPEEEIEEGTKAEQDFVDEEEAADSEEVEEEEADEIQNGISTGDVGIGVAVIVVIGAGVGLFVNNKMKKKKK; from the coding sequence ATGAAAAAGGTAATAGCGGGGTTTGTTAGTATAGTATTTATGATGACAATGATTCTAAATATTATACCTGCAGAAGTAGTTCTAGCTGAATCTTTAGATTCAATATTAGTAATGAAAGTTGATGGTAAAGAAGTAGATATCAATTCGAAAGTTGAGTTAAAGGAAGGACAAACTGTAGAATTTCATTTAGATTATGCTACGAAGGACCAGAAACCTAATGATGGAGATGAATTTATATTTAAGCTACCTGAAGTGTTTAAAGATATAATTCCATCTTATCCTGAACATCATTTTAAAGATATGAATATAAGTGAGTCAAATGGAAGTAAAATAGTGACATTAATTTGTGGTAATCAAATAGATACTGCAATACGTGGTGAATTAGGTATGTCTGCCACAGTAGGATCTATAGAGAAAGAAGAAGAAAAGAAGATATCTATAGATATAGCAGGAGAGAAAATAGATATTAACATAAATTTAGTTCCTCAAGACACTACAGGAACATTAATAAGTAAGAAAATAACTAATCAACCGGGTACAAAACCAAATTATACAATTTTATCAAATGAAGAAGGTATAGTTGTAGGTGAAGAAGTAGACTATAGTGTATTAATTAATGAAAAGGCTACTTCATTAAAAGATGCTGCCTTTGAAGATGCAATACCTACAGGAATGACTTTAATTGAAGATTCAGTAAAATTAGAGAAATTATCTGAAGATGGTACAGGGAAAGAAGTAAAATGTGATCCAAAGGTAAAAAATAATATTTTATCAATAGATCTTGGTGATATAAGTAATACATATGTAATAACTTATAAAACTAAAGTGGAAGAAGGAAGAGCAAAATATGTAAATTCAGCTAAGGTTACATCAAGTAATAAAAAAGATGCTGAAGATTCTGTTACAGCTACTCCTGAAATAGTAGATAAACCAGGAGATAGCAATGTTGTAAAAACTGTTAATACAATGGATAATCCATATTATACTCCAAATGCTTTAACAATAACTCCTGATGAAAATGGATCAGTAAAAGGTCAAAAGTATCATCATACAATTAAGATTAATGATAAAGAAGGAAAATATGGACAATATGAAGAGAAATCTGACGTAGTATTAAAAGATGAGATTCCAGAAGGAACTGAGATTATAAAGGATTCAGTGAAAGTTTACAAATATGTAAAAGGAAATAAAGTAGATGTAACTAAGGAATTTTATAGTCAATCTAAAAATATTACATCAAAAGGTAATTTAGAAATTGAATTTGAAGATATAGCTCATAAGTATACAGTTGAATATGATATAAAAATAACAGAAGATAAAGAAAAATATGAAAACATAGCAAATTTAACTTGGGATGGAGGAAATGATTCTGATAAAACAACATTAACTCCTAATTATTCTGTTCCAGGGAATAATGATTTGTTAAAACAAGCTAATGGACAAAGTAATACTGCTGTTGTAAAACCAAATGAAACAACAGGAGAAGTAGTTGGACAAACAGTTGATTATAGCATATTGGTTAATGATAAATTAGAAAAGAAAGAGGATGCAAAATTAACTGATAGTATTCCTGATGGAATGGAATTAGATTTAAACTCAATAGTAATAAAGAAAGAAACAAGCAGATATAATTGGGTTAATATGGATGAAGAATTTTTAAGTAAAGTAAAGGCTTCATCAAGTAAGAATAAGTTAGTTATAGATTTTGGAACTATTAAAGAAAGATATAAAGTAGAATATAAAACTAAGATAGTAGAAAAAGAGGATAGTTATAAGAATACAGCAATACTTACTTATGGAAAAGATAAGGAAGAATCTTCAGTCGTTGTAAAACCAGGAGGAAATCCTAAACCAATTGATAAGTCATTAGATAAAGTAGTACTACAATGGGGAGAACAACAAGGACCTATAAAGGAATATTTAAATAATGATGCAATTGGAATAGGAACAAAAGTAGAGTATAGAATTTGGGTAAACAGTAGATTAGAGAATAAGAAAAATACTACTTTAACTGATACAATTCCAGAAGGAATGATGTTATTAGAGGATACAGTAAAAATATATAAAGACTTAGGTGATGATGTATATAAAGATGTTACTGAAGAATTTAAAACAGTAACAGGAGATAATTTATTAAAAGTAACATTTGGAACTATAAGTGATAGATATAAGGTAGAATATACTGCACAAATTATTAATCTTAAGGAACAGTATACTAATGATGCAGAACTTAAATTTAATAGTAGTGAAGTGGAAAAAGATTCAGTAACTGTAATTCCAAGTAAAAATGCTGATTCAGAAGATAACCCTATAGAAAAGTATGTGTTACAAGATGGATGGAAAGAAGCAAAAGAAATAACTATCAAGAGAGACAACTGGTTAATAAATACTATAGGAAAAGAAATTGCTTATAAGATAAAATTAAATCAAAAGAGTCTTTACAAAGAAGATGCTACATTAACTGATGTGATTCCAGATGGTATGAAGTTGGCAGAAGGATCTGTAAAGATATATAAGCAAGGAAAATATAGTAATGTAGATGTTACAGATAAATTCCAAGTTAGTTATGAAAATAATAAGTTAATAATTAATTTTGGTGAAATATCTGATAAGTATATTGTAGAGTATAAGACAAGAATAACTGACCTAAAAGGAAGATTTGAAAATACAGCTACATTTACTTATAAGGCTAATACAAAAGGAGATAGTTCTAGTGCTGTAGTAACAGAAGAGTCTGATATAAATTTTGACGATAATATTAGTAAGTTTATTAAAGCGGATGATGGATTATTAGTAAATAATTTATCATTAAAGCCTAATGGTATTAATGAGGTTATAAATAAGAATATTAATTATTTAGTTATGGTTAATAATGGACTTAATTTAACAGGAAAAGCTGTTTTTGAAGATACAATACCAGAAGGTATGGAGCTAAATAAATATTATATACCAGTTACTAAACAATTAGAAAATGGTGAATGGGTTGGACTTACAGAGGGTAAGGATTATACAATTACGGTTTCTGAAGATGGAAATCAAGACAAGTTAAAAATTGTTATTAAAGATGTAACAAATGCTAGATATAAAATTGAATATAATACAAATATAAAAAAATATATTAAAGATGGATATAAGAATTTAGCAGTAGTTACAACAAATAAAGAGTATGAATCAAGTACTAAATTAGATGTTGATATAGCAAATATAGTAGGTATAACAAAAGAATTAGTTAGTATTAGTGATGTAAAAAATAGTCCATTACCAATAGGTACTTTAGCTAATTATAAAGTAATTCTTAATCCAGAGGAAAATGAATTAAGTAATGTAAAATTTAAAGATGCTGTACCAGAGGGAATGGAAATAGTGCCATCAAGTATTAAGATAAAAAATCTTACTAAAGGTATTGATGTAACTGATGATTTAAAAGGTAACATAGTAGCTAGTGGAAGAAACTTCAGTATTAATATAGCTAAAGTAGCAAGTAAGTATGAAATAACATATTCATGTAAGATAGTTGAGCAATTAGATTCATATGCAAATAGTGCTACAATGGATGCAGAGGAATATAGTAGAGAAGCATCACATACATTAGATCAATATGTAGATAGTTTTGGATTGAATGCTATAAAAGAAGCTGATAAATCAATAGTAACTAATAATTCAGATGATCAAAATGTTACTTATACTATAAAAACATGGGCTAATGGTGCTATTAAGAAAGGAACATTAAATATTAAAGATAAGTTAGATCCAAGACTTGAATATTTAGGTTTTGAAGATGAAGCTGGATTATTTGATGTAAACTATGATAAGAATACAAACACTGTAAGTGTAGTAAACAAACAGGATATACATGGATTTACTACAGAAGAAGAAGGCAGAATGGTTTATTCTAGAATAAAAATAAAAGTAAGCTTCAAAAATGTTAAAGGTGGAGAAACTATAAGTAATATTGCTGTTGTAAATGATCGTACAACAAATGAAGTAGAAGTGGAAAAAGAAGAAGAAAAGATAGAATATGGTTTTACAGCAGAAAAAGTAGATTCAGTAGATAATACTAAAAAATTAGCTGGTGCAGAATTTAAGCTATATAAAGTTAATAATGGAAAAGCAGAATTTATAAAAGATCTTATAAGCGGTAATGATGGAGTTATTTCATCAAAACTTGATAGTGCTGGAACATATATATTAGAAGAGGTTAAAGCACCAACAGGATATGTTACACCACAATATAAAGAGCAATTTGTTGTTAGCGATACAAATAATCAAGTTAATTTAGGAAAGATTTTAAATAAAAAGAAAGAATATAGTTTTACAGCCACTAAAGTAGATGGAGAGACTAATAAGCCATTAGCGGGGGCAGAATTTAAGCTATATAAGATAACTAATAATAAGTCAGAACTTATTGATACAATAACTACAACAGATACAGGGGTTATAACTTCTAAGGTAGATGGAGTTGGAACATATGTATTAGAAGAAGTTAAGGCTCCAACAGGTTATGTAACTCCAACTTATAAAGAAAAATTTGAAATAACTGAAGATAATAATATAGTTGATCTTGGAAATATAGAAAATATTAAAGAAGTAGTAGTTAAAAAAGAATATAGTTTTACAGCAACAAAGGTAGATTCAAATGATAAGACTAAGGTTTTACCTGGAGCTGAGTTTAAGCTATATAAAGTTGTAGATAAAAAAGAAGTATTTATAAAAGATCTTATAAGTGGTAATGATGGTACTATAACATCAACTTTAGATGAAGCAGGAACATATGTATTAGAAGAAGTGAAAGCACCTGAAGGATATGAAGAACCAAACTTTAAAAAGACATTTGAAGTAACTGATGATAAAAATGTTGTTAATTTAGGTAAGATAGAGAATAAGGAAAAAGAGAAAGAAAAGATAGAATATAGTTTCACTGCAACAAAAGTGGATTCTATAGATAAGAATACAGTTCTTGCTGGAGCTGAATTTAAACTATATAAAGTTACAGATGGAAAGGCTAAATTGATAGATACAATAACTAGTGATAAAAAAGGAATAGTATCATCAACATTAAACGAAGCAGGAACATATATACTAGAAGAAACTAAAGCGCCAAGTGGATATTTAACTCCTGAGTATAAAGAAAAGTTTGAAGTAACTGATGAAGTAAATAAAGTAGATTTAGGAGCAATCTTAAATGAGAAAGAAAAGATAGTAATTGAGGAAGAAGATAAGTTACCAGAAGAAGAGATAGAAGAAGGAACAAAAGCTGAACAAGATTTTGTAGATGAAGAAGAAGCTGCAGATTCAGAAGAAGTTGAAGAAGAAGAAGCAGATGAAATACAAAATGGAATAAGCACTGGAGATGTAGGAATAGGAGTAGCAGTTATAGTGGTAATTGGAGCAGGTGTCGGATTATTTGTAAATAATAAAATGAAAAAGAAAAAGAAATAG
- a CDS encoding glycerate kinase, which translates to MKFILAPDSFKECMTAKEVCISMEKGIKNIIRDAQCIHVPMADGGEGTLETLINITNGKIVKTYVIGPLGKKIESRFGILGDGETAVIEMAEASGLQLVDRKDRNPLITTSYGTGELLVKALDIGVKNIIIGIGGSITNDAGVGILQAMGMSFLDQKGKEISYGGGEVGKISKIDDSNFDRRILDVNLEVACDVKNTLTGVNGASYVFGPQKGATESMVRILDNNLKHYSAIVRNTLGIEIENIKGAGAGGGAASALLGFCNGSFKSGVDIIMKYSRLDEKIKDSDYVFTGEGSIDFQTKEGKTITGIINIARKYDIPVIALGGKVNYEVNKFYNYSKLSMFSILSEVTSMEDALKCGKYNVEKTCENIATLIKCIKYKK; encoded by the coding sequence ATGAAGTTTATATTAGCACCTGATTCATTTAAGGAATGTATGACGGCTAAAGAAGTATGTATATCAATGGAGAAAGGAATAAAGAATATAATTAGAGATGCTCAATGCATACATGTGCCAATGGCAGATGGAGGGGAAGGCACTTTAGAAACATTAATTAATATAACTAATGGTAAAATAGTAAAGACATATGTTATAGGACCTCTAGGCAAAAAAATAGAGAGTAGATTTGGGATATTAGGGGATGGAGAAACAGCAGTTATTGAGATGGCAGAAGCTAGCGGATTACAGCTAGTAGATAGAAAAGATAGAAATCCGCTTATAACGACATCTTATGGTACTGGAGAATTATTAGTAAAAGCATTAGATATTGGTGTTAAAAACATCATTATAGGGATAGGTGGAAGTATTACAAATGATGCTGGGGTAGGTATATTGCAGGCTATGGGGATGAGTTTTTTAGATCAAAAAGGAAAAGAAATTTCATATGGTGGCGGAGAAGTTGGAAAAATTTCAAAAATTGATGATAGTAATTTTGATAGAAGAATATTAGATGTTAATTTAGAAGTTGCATGTGATGTAAAAAATACATTAACTGGCGTGAATGGAGCTAGTTATGTTTTTGGACCACAAAAAGGTGCAACAGAATCGATGGTAAGAATTTTGGATAATAATTTAAAACATTATAGTGCTATAGTAAGAAACACCTTAGGTATTGAGATAGAAAATATTAAGGGTGCTGGTGCAGGTGGTGGTGCAGCATCAGCTTTATTGGGATTTTGTAATGGTAGTTTTAAAAGTGGAGTAGATATTATAATGAAATACAGTAGATTAGATGAAAAAATTAAAGATTCAGACTATGTATTTACTGGTGAAGGAAGTATTGATTTTCAAACAAAAGAAGGTAAAACTATAACAGGAATTATTAATATTGCTAGAAAATACGACATACCTGTTATTGCGCTAGGTGGAAAAGTTAATTATGAAGTCAATAAATTTTATAACTACTCTAAGTTATCGATGTTTAGTATATTGTCAGAGGTTACATCTATGGAAGATGCTTTGAAATGTGGAAAGTATAATGTAGAAAAGACTTGCGAAAATATAGCTACACTTATTAAATGTATAAAATATAAAAAATAA
- a CDS encoding serine hydrolase gives MNKKKIVLLSIVLILTTIISIILYNIPLDSSINNAKKILSNTNKSKDEVDINEIILNEYFGNLEIAISSKISEYGDSIGLTFYDIKTKRTISFNGDKTFIAASTSKVPLNMLLLNKVASGEIKEDTTVKYTDEDYEGGAGILQSQDLSSPIDIFTLSKYSIIYSDNIATKMISNLMGGKDIVYKQYDDILGYEADHTDNAITANDAAQYLKVLYFNKDDNPYYDSLLNNMKNTVYHDRIDKYIDQSLVAHKIGDYETYVNDIAIVYANAPYILTIYTNNVVNAKEIIAETSQIIFDYQNNREF, from the coding sequence ATGAATAAAAAGAAAATAGTTCTTTTATCAATAGTATTAATATTAACAACCATTATTTCTATCATACTATACAATATACCTTTAGACTCTTCCATTAATAATGCAAAAAAAATTTTAAGTAATACAAATAAAAGTAAAGATGAAGTAGATATTAATGAAATTATTTTAAATGAATATTTCGGCAACTTAGAAATAGCTATATCCTCTAAAATTTCAGAATACGGTGATAGTATAGGATTAACTTTTTATGATATAAAAACTAAACGTACAATATCTTTTAATGGTGATAAAACCTTTATTGCTGCAAGTACTAGTAAAGTTCCTTTAAATATGCTTCTTCTTAACAAAGTAGCATCCGGTGAGATAAAGGAAGATACTACCGTCAAATACACTGATGAAGATTACGAAGGAGGTGCTGGTATACTCCAAAGTCAAGATTTATCGTCACCAATAGATATATTTACTCTATCTAAATATTCCATTATTTATTCAGATAATATAGCAACTAAAATGATTTCAAATCTTATGGGAGGTAAAGATATAGTTTACAAGCAATACGATGATATCCTTGGATATGAAGCCGATCACACTGATAATGCTATTACCGCTAACGATGCTGCTCAATATCTTAAGGTTCTTTACTTCAATAAAGATGATAACCCTTATTATGATTCTCTACTTAATAATATGAAAAATACTGTATATCACGATAGAATAGATAAGTATATTGATCAATCATTAGTAGCTCATAAAATTGGAGATTACGAAACTTATGTTAATGATATCGCCATTGTATATGCAAATGCTCCATATATACTTACTATCTATACCAATAATGTAGTAAACGCTAAGGAAATTATTGCTGAAACTTCTCAAATAATATTTGATTATCAAAATAATCGTGAATTTTAA
- a CDS encoding pentapeptide repeat-containing protein: MNKEVKIQKPKYINELESIEDYYEDIFLSYKIKDKIVDNIEIGEKEDKGILIDSCIFRNTRFVNCNLKNIDLTDTRFENCDLSNIDFSNSSIQRVEFINCKLVGAKFDDSHLKDVVFDECIGKYSNFSFGELKKVEFNLCNFQEAVFQQVYIKNVYFIKTNLSNTYFNKTSLYNVDLTTCNIDGIDSEINDVAGVKVTALQALELSKLLRITII, encoded by the coding sequence ATGAATAAAGAGGTAAAAATACAAAAACCCAAATATATAAATGAACTAGAGAGCATCGAAGATTATTATGAGGATATATTTTTATCATATAAAATAAAGGATAAAATTGTAGATAATATTGAAATAGGAGAAAAAGAGGATAAAGGTATTCTTATTGACTCATGTATATTTAGAAACACAAGATTTGTTAATTGTAATTTAAAAAATATAGATTTGACGGATACAAGATTTGAAAACTGTGATTTATCAAATATAGATTTTAGCAATAGTTCAATACAAAGAGTAGAATTTATAAATTGTAAGCTTGTAGGTGCCAAATTTGATGATAGTCATTTAAAAGATGTAGTTTTTGATGAATGTATAGGTAAATATAGTAACTTTTCATTTGGAGAATTAAAAAAGGTAGAATTTAACCTTTGTAATTTTCAAGAAGCAGTATTTCAACAAGTGTATATAAAGAATGTTTATTTTATAAAAACTAATTTAAGCAACACATACTTTAATAAAACATCTTTATATAACGTTGATTTGACTACTTGTAATATTGATGGCATAGATAGTGAGATAAATGATGTTGCTGGAGTTAAGGTTACTGCTCTTCAGGCATTAGAATTAAGTAAATTATTAAGAATAACAATAATTTAA
- a CDS encoding spore coat protein encodes MQEKEMINDYLAGLNASLAGYGGIIAQTENEELRQTIQLMRNQDEIRQYALFKKAKEKGYYIPAQQATETEVTKVKNELSQG; translated from the coding sequence ATGCAAGAAAAAGAGATGATAAATGATTATCTTGCTGGATTAAATGCCAGTTTAGCAGGGTATGGAGGTATAATAGCACAAACAGAGAATGAAGAGTTACGTCAAACTATTCAGCTAATGAGAAATCAAGATGAAATAAGACAATATGCTCTATTTAAAAAAGCAAAAGAAAAGGGGTATTATATTCCTGCGCAACAAGCCACAGAAACAGAAGTTACTAAAGTAAAAAATGAGTTATCACAAGGATAA